Proteins encoded in a region of the Raphanus sativus cultivar WK10039 chromosome 8, ASM80110v3, whole genome shotgun sequence genome:
- the LOC108819961 gene encoding uncharacterized protein LOC108819961 yields the protein MARLAQQDAAQKAATEKIAALAKILGPIAANMEASTAQIRRQLFNTAPSTGATPARPDVQDEAAQTSDNLLTQTLVGHNVPNPGGLDVQTLNELAALKQSVLEINKQIHRATTSALQIDQVLAESLRTPFTQTITKVRLQKMEKLRLPKFYGISDPSAHVTSFNIAMRRSNFPDNEKTPAFANFSSSPSKDRPSTGSPVYRRTPSTVSATSRRFQSCRFEGRLPRPHRGGVPKNNLHLKSQIRADLYRHLTRSLSNAIARSHNFIRMEEDTKAKIAREAVSKQASQRTNDTRPEPRQHSSGGKSNSKKGYVSTVDEDEPSDSSAPVREKGWNHWDHDSSKNSSKSSEPTSSKSAEPEKWCLYHKVDSHDTKECKVLYGHYLDSIVSGKIEIEPLNKGRRPTRVRTRA from the exons ATGGCGCGTCTCGCACAACAAGACGCAGCCCAAAAAGCAGCGACAGAGAAAATCGCGGCTCTCGCCAAGATCTTGGGACCCATCGCCGCAAACATGGAAGCTTCGACGGCTCAAATAAGGCGACAGCTGTTTAACACAGCTCCGTCCACCGGCGCCACACCAGCACGACCGGACGTTCAAGACGAAGCGGCGCAGACCTCCGACAACCTCCTCACGCAAACCCTCGTAGGACACAACGTGCCAAACCCCGGAGGCTTAGACGTGCAGACATTGAACGAACTCGCCGCTCTGAAGCAGTCTGTTCTTGAGATTAACAAACAGATCCACCGTGCCACGACGTCGGCACTGCAAATAGACCAAGTGCTCGCCGAGTCACTCCGAACACCATTCACCCAGACAATAACCAAGGTCCGGCTCCAGAAGATGGAGAAACTTCGTCTCCCAAAGTTCTACGGCATCTCCGACCCTTCCGCCCATGTCACGTCTTTCAACATAGCGATGCGACGTTCAAACTTTCCCGACAACGAAAAAACGCCGGCTTTTGCCAACTTTTCGTCGAGTCCCTCGAAGGATCGGCCCTCAACTGGTTCACCAGTTTACCGGAGAACTCCATCGACTGTTTCCGCGACCTCTCGACGCT TTCAAAGCTGTCGTTTCGAAGGTCGATTGCCCCGACCACATCGCGGTGGAGTGCCTAAAAACAACCTCCATCTCAAGTCGCAGATCCGAGCCGATCTCTATCGACATCTGACAAGGTCGCTGTCCAACGCTATCGCTCGATCCCATAACTTCATCCGCATGGAAGAGGATACGAAGGCCAAAATCGCAAGAGAAGCCGTCTCGAAGCAGGCGTCCCAGCGAACCAACGATACTCGCCCCGAGCCTCGACAACACTCCTCCGGTGGCAAGTCTAACTCCAAGAAGGGATACGTCAGTACGGTCGACGAAGACGAACCCTCAGACTCTTCGGCCCCAGTCCGAGAGAAGGGATGGAACCATTGGGACCACGACTCGTCCAAAAACTCTTCCAAATCTTCCGAACCAACGAGCTCGAAGTCCGCTGAGCCCGAAAAATGGTGTCTGTACCATAAGGTTGACTCACATGACACCAAGGAGTGCAAAGTCCTCTACGGACATTACCTGGATTCGATCGTCAGTGGGAAAATCGAGATTGAGCCTCTCAACAAAGGCCGAAGACCAACAAGAGTCAGAACTAGAGCATGA